The segment GACGCGATCCGCGCCTCCGGCACCCAGGTGCTGACCGTGGGCCTCAAGCGCACCCTGCAGGCCGGGGACAACGGCTTTGTGGCCCAGGCCCTGGCCACCGCCCAGGCCCAGGGCGCGCGCCTGCTGCCCAACACGGCCGGCTGCCGCAGCGCACGCGAAGCCATCACCCTGGCCCAGATGGCGCGCGAGCTCTATGGCACGCGCTGGATCAAGCTGGAGGTGATCGGTGACGATCACACCCTGCAGCCCGATCCCTTCGAGCTGCTCGCCGCGGCCAGCACCCTGGTCAAGGACGGCTTCACCGTCTTCCCCTACTGCACCGAGGACCTGATCCTGGGCCGCCGCCTGCTGGAAGACGCCGGCTGCCCCCTGCTGATGCCCTGGGGCGCGCCCATAGGCTCGGGCCAGGGCCTGCAGAACCTGGCCGGCCTGCGCCGCCTGCGCGAGCGCCTGCCCGATGTGCCCCTGGTCATCGACGCCGGCCTGGGCGCGCCCTCGCAAGCCGCCCAGGCCCTGGAGCTGGGCTTTGACGCGGTGCTGCTCAACAGCGCCGTGTCCCAGGCCCGCAATCCCGTGGCCATGGCCGCAGCCTTCCGCGACGCGGTGCAGGCCGGCCGCCAGGCCTGGCGCGCCGGGCTGATGGCCCCACAGGACTTTGCCGTGGCCTCCACCCCGGTGTCGGGTCATGCCTTCCTGCTGGGAGGCCAGGGATGAAGGACTGGCTGCTCGATCCCCGGCCCCCGCTGATCTGGAGCGTGGCCGGCACCGACAGTGGGGGCGGCGCCGGCCTCAGCGCCGATGCCCGCGCCGCCGCCGCCCTGGGCGCGCACCTCTGCCCCGTGGTGGCCGCGGTCACGGCCCAGCACTCGCGGGGCGTGGAGGCCGTCCATGCCCTGCCGGCCGAGGCCTTGCGCAGCCAGCTGGCGGCACTGGCCAGCGATCTGCGCCCCGCCGTGATCAAGACCGGCCTGCTGGCCAGCGTGGCCGCGCTGCGCGAGCTCTGCGCCAGCGTGGATGCGCTGCGCCGGCAGGGGCCCGTGGCCCTGGTGGTGGACCCGGTGCTGGGCGCCAGCGCGGGCGGCGCGGCCTTTGCCGATGCCGCCCTGCTGCAGGCCTACCGAGAAGAGCTGCTGCCCCGCTGCGATCTGCTCACGCCCAACCGCGCCGAGGCCCGCCGCCTGCTGGGCCTACCGCCCGAAGACGCCAGCCCCGTGCCGGCCCTGGCCGCGGCCCTGCGCAGCCTGGGCGCGCGGGCCGTGGTCATCACCGGCGGCGACGACGCCGGCCTGGCGCCGGACCTGGCCCTGGACTGGCTGGACGCCCCCCTGGCCAGCGGCTGGCTGGCCCTGCCGCGCCTGCCCTCGCACCACCACCATGGCAGCGGCTGCAGCTTTGCCAGCGCCGCCGCCGCGGCCCTGGCCCGCGGCTTCGTGGGGCCGGACGCCGTGGTGCTGGCCAAGATGCTGGCCTGGTGCGCGGTGCGCGATGGCCATGCCGCGGGGGCGGGCGCCGGCCCGGTGCGCGCCACGCCGGGCTTTGTGCTGGACCCCGCCGCCCTGCCGGTGATGGGCTTTGACGACGAGATCGCCCTGCCCGATGCCGCCACCCAGGCGCGCTGGGGCCAGGTCTTGCTCACCGCCGCCAAGGCCGCCGACAGCCGCGATCCCCCGGCACCGCTGGGCCTCTATGCCATAGGCGCCGACGCCCAGCGCGTGGCCGCCCTGGCCGCGCTGGGCCTACCCGAGCTGCAGCTGCGCTTCAAGAGCGCCGATCCTGCGCGAGTGAACGCCGAGATCCGCGCCGCCCTGGCCGCCGTGGACGGGCGCGGCTGCCGGCTCTGGATCAATGACCATGCGGCCCTGGCCCTCGAGGCCGGAGCCCGCGCCCTGCACCTGGGCCAGGAAGACTGGGCCGCGCTGGACCCGGGCCTGCGCGCGCGCCTGCTGGCCCCGGGCGGCCCGGCCCTGGGCCTGTCCAGCCACAGCCTCTGGGAGCTGGCGCGGGCACGCGGCCTGGCCCCGCACTACATCGCCTGCGGCCCGGTCTGGCCCACGCTGACCAAGGCCATGCCCTGGCGGCCCCAGGGCCTGGCCAATCTGGCCTGGTGGGCGCGCATGGCCGGGCGGCCGGTGGTGGCCATTGGCGGCTTGCTGGAGCCTGAGCAGGTGCGAGCTTGCGCCGCGGCGGGCGCGGCCTCGGCCTGCCTGGTGCGGGCCCTGGACCGGCCGGATGCGGCCGTCGAACTGGCGCGCTTCCAGGCCGCCTGGGCCGAGGGCCTGGCCGCGCCGCGCCTGCCTGCCGGCCCGCCCCGGCCCAGCCTGGAGGCTCAGGCCGGGAGCGCGTGACGGCCCTTCTCGGCGCGCACGCCCAGGGCCTTCATGAAAGCCTCTGGGCTGAAGCCCGCGCGGGCATGCTGCTGCTGCAGATGTGCCTTGGCCGCTTCCAGGGCCTGGGCATCGGCCCATTCCACCAGGGTCATGACCTGGATGCAGTCGCGCGCCGCGACGGCGGCATCCAGCTGCATCAGCACCAGGTGCTGGCGGCAGCCCGGCAGGGCGCTGAGCTGCCGGTCCACGCGCTGGACCTGAGCCATGAAGTCGTCCAGCACGGCCAGAGGCACGCTGAAGCTGTCGGCCCGGAAGACCGGGCCGTCGCTGGGGGTCAGGGCCGGTGCGGGTGCGGGTGCGCAGGAGGGGGTGGTCATGGGGCTGTCCATCGCTTGCTTGCTGCTGGGAGAGTGAGCCCGGGGCGCTGGGGCCGCCGGGGAGCTGCCGCGCAGTCTCAGACCTCAAGCAATGTTAAGGTCAAGGCTTTCGAGCCCATGCCCCTGCCGCGCCCGCGGACTTGCCCGACCATGCCGCCTCCCCGCACACCCTTGCCCGAGACCTCTCCCGGCGGCCTGCCGGCCCAGCTCAGCGTCGGCGAGGTCGCGGAGCGCAGTGGCGTTGCGGTGTCCACCTTACATTTCTATGAGACGAAAGGGCTGATCCGCAGTCAGCGCAACCGCGGCAACCAGCGGCGTTATCCGCGCAGCATCCTGCGCCGCGTCGCCGTCATCAAGGTGGCGCAGCGCACCGGCATTCCGCTTGCCGAGATCGCGGAGGCGCTGTCCACCCTGCCCAGCGGCAGCACGGCGCCCAGCCGGGCCGACTGGGCCCGGCTCTCGGCCGCCTGGCGCCATGAGCTGGACGAGCGCCTGCGCCAGCTGCAGCAGCTGCGCGATCAGCTGGACGACTGCATAGGCTGCGGCTGCCTCTCCCTGGACCGCTGCCGCCTGCGCAACCCGGCCGACACCCTGGGCCAGGCCGGCCCCGGGGCCGCAGCGACTGCGGGCCGATTGACCCGGCCGCCGCTCAGCCCAGCGCGGGCCGCTCAGCGCGCCACTGCGTGATGCGAAAGGGGTGCAGCTCGCCGCTGAGCACGCCCTGCGCCACGGCCGGGTCCGCCCGCATCAGGGCCAGGGCGCGGCTCTCGCTATCGGCCTGCAGCAGGACCAGGGCGAAGGCCTCATGGTCCAGGATCTGGCTGCGCCCGGCCAGCAGCAGCGCGCCCTGCTCCATCAGGCGCTGCAGATAGCCCAGATGGGCGCCGATGGCCTCAGCCTCTTGCTGGGTGGGGCCGGTGGCATGCATATCGGGCCGGACCGGGTCGAGTCGGAGCAGGAAATGCGGCATGGCGGGGCGGCCTCGCTAGGATGGCGGCTTCATGAATCAAGGCCCCAGCATGACACTCGAGACCCTGGAATTGCAAACCGAGGCAAACCCGACCGCCAGCATCATCGTGCTGCACGGCCTGGGCGCCGATGGCCACGACTTCGAACCGGTCTGCCAGGCCCTGGACCTGCGCCCCCTGCTGGCCGGCGGCGCCGGTCTGCGCTTTGTGCTGCCGCACGCGCCGGTGATCCCGGTCACCATCAATGGCGGCCATCCCATGCCGGCCTGGTATGACATCCGCGACGCCGATCTGGACCAGCGCGAGGACCCCGTGGGCCTGCGCCGCTCGCAGACGGCCATCGAGGCCCTGATCGAGCGCGAGATTGAGCGCGGCGTGGCGCCCGAGCGTATCGTGCTGATGGGTTTCTCCCAGGGCTGCGCCATGAGCCTGATGACGGGCCTGCGCTACGGCCAGCGCCTGGCCGGCCTGGTGGGCCTCTCGGGCTATCTGCCCCTGCTGGCCAGCACCGAGGCCGAGCGCAGCGCGGCCAACCAGGCCACGCCCATCTTTCTGGCGCACGGCCGCAACGACGCGGTCGTGCCCCTGGCCCGCGCCCACGCCGCCCGCGAGGAGCTGCTGCGCCTGGGCTACACGGTGCAGTGGCAGGACTACGCCATGGGGCACGAGGTGCACCCGGACGAGATCGAGGCCCTGCAGGCCTGGCTGCTGCGCGTGCTGGGCTGAGTGCGGACGATCAGGCCGGCTTGCGCCCGGCCTGGGCCTCGGCCAGCAAGAGCTGGCAGCGCTCCTCGTGCTGGGCGATCTCGGCCAGGGTGATCTGCAAATCGTCGAACTGCTGCTCCAGCTGGCGGCGGTGCTGACCCAGCACCTCCAGAAAGGCCTTGAGCTGGGGCGCGGTGTCGGAGGCCGAGTCGTACATATCGATCAGCTGCTTGACCTCCTGCAGGCTCAGGCCCAGGCGCTTGCCGCGCAGGGTGAGCTTGAGCCGGGTGCGGTCGCGCTGGGTGTAGACGCGGTTGCGGCCGGCGCGCCCGGGCTCCAGCAGGCCCATGTCCTCGTAGAAGCGGATGGCGCGGGGCGTGATGTCGAACTCCGCGGCCAGCTCGGTGATGGTGTAGAGCCGGCCCTCGCCGGCCGGGCTCGCGCTGGCAGTCGCATCGGTGTCAGGAGACATGGCGGCAGGCTTGTAATATGACGTTAACGTAAACGTAAGTCTAAGGCAGGCGAGCTGATGGCCAATCCGCGCGAATCCGAACTGAGCTATCCCCTGGGCGAGGCCCTGCCCGCGCCGGGCGAGGCGCTGGAACTGGCCCCGGGCCTGCGCTGGGTGCGCATGGCCCTGCCCTTCGCCCTGGACCACATCAACCTCTGGCTGCTGCGCGATGAGATCGAAGGCCGCTCAGGTTGGACCATCGTGGACTGCGGCATCCACAACGAGGCCAGCCAGGCCCAGTGGGAACAGATCTTCGCCCGGCATCTGGACGGCCTGCCGGTGCTGCGCGTGATCGTCACGCACTTTCACCCCGATCACATGGGCCTGGCGCATTGGCTGACCGAGAAGTGGAGCGGACGCGCCGCCGGGCCGCGCAGCGGCGCGGCCGCAAACGTGGGGGCCGACCATGAGTGCCGCTTGTGGATCAGCGCCACGGACTACAACCTGGCGCGTGTGGCCAGCGGCTCCACCGTGGGCATGGGTGGCGAGGCCGCGGCGACCTTCTTCGGCAGCCATGGCCTGACGGACCCGGACTCGCTGGCCAAGATCCGTGGCCGCGCCAGCTACTACCCCAGCATGGTGCCCCAGGTGCCGGCGGCCTACCGCCGCCTGATGGACGGCCAGCGTCTGCGCATCGGCGCGCATGAGTGGCGCTGCCTGGTAGGCTACGGCCATGCGCCGGAGCACATCAGCCTGTTCAGCGAGAGCCTGGGCGTGCTGATCTCGGGCGATATGGTGCTGCCGCGCATCTCCACCAATGTCTCGGTGGTGGATGTGGAGCCCGAGGCCGATCCCCTGCGCCTGTACCTGGACTCGCTGGAGCGCCTGCTGGCCCTGCCCGACAGCACCCTGGTGCTGCCGGCCCATGGCAAGCCCTTCAAGGGCCTGCACGCCCGCATCGATCAGCTGCGCGAGCACCATGCCGAGCGTCTGGAAGATGTGCTGGGCGCCTGCCGCGCCAAGCCCTGCCATGCGGCCGAGCTGCTGGACCTGCTGTTCAAGCGCAAGCTGGATCTGCACCAGACCACCTTCGCCATGGGCGAGTCGGTGGCGCACCTGAACGCGCTCTGGCTGGAAGGCCGTCTGCGGCGCGAACGCGGTGCCGACGGTATCTACCGCTTCAGCACGGTCTGAGCACCTGGCGGGACAAGAGAGAGTGGGCGTGTGAGGAGTCAGCGACCGCCGCCACCGGCAATTCCGGTGGCGGCGGGCTGAGCCTTCTTGGCATCAACTTTTCGGCGCCTGGTGTTTCGCCCCCAAGGGGCGGTTCGGCAACCGGGAGGTGGCGGTCGGACCGACCAGCCTCAGATGCGTCGTGATGACAGCACGTGGCCGGGAGTGTGCTTGGCGGGAGCGCCCCCGGCAAGCCCCCCAGAAGTAGGAAGCAGTCGCACTCAGGCCTAGGGCTCCAGCGTGGGCAGGGTCACCTCGCGCAGGCGCTGGCGGGCCGTTTCGTAGTCCGGCATGACCGAGGCCACCACGGCCCAGAAGCGCGGACTGTGGTTCATCTCGTGCAGATGGGCCATTTCATGGGCCACCACATAGTCGATCAGCTCCGGCGCCAGCAGGATCAAGCGCCAGCTCAGGCGGATCGCGCCGCTGG is part of the Shinella sp. XGS7 genome and harbors:
- the soxR gene encoding redox-sensitive transcriptional activator SoxR encodes the protein MPETSPGGLPAQLSVGEVAERSGVAVSTLHFYETKGLIRSQRNRGNQRRYPRSILRRVAVIKVAQRTGIPLAEIAEALSTLPSGSTAPSRADWARLSAAWRHELDERLRQLQQLRDQLDDCIGCGCLSLDRCRLRNPADTLGQAGPGAAATAGRLTRPPLSPARAAQRATA
- a CDS encoding YciI family protein, yielding MPHFLLRLDPVRPDMHATGPTQQEAEAIGAHLGYLQRLMEQGALLLAGRSQILDHEAFALVLLQADSESRALALMRADPAVAQGVLSGELHPFRITQWRAERPALG
- a CDS encoding bifunctional hydroxymethylpyrimidine kinase/phosphomethylpyrimidine kinase, with product MKDWLLDPRPPLIWSVAGTDSGGGAGLSADARAAAALGAHLCPVVAAVTAQHSRGVEAVHALPAEALRSQLAALASDLRPAVIKTGLLASVAALRELCASVDALRRQGPVALVVDPVLGASAGGAAFADAALLQAYREELLPRCDLLTPNRAEARRLLGLPPEDASPVPALAAALRSLGARAVVITGGDDAGLAPDLALDWLDAPLASGWLALPRLPSHHHHGSGCSFASAAAAALARGFVGPDAVVLAKMLAWCAVRDGHAAGAGAGPVRATPGFVLDPAALPVMGFDDEIALPDAATQARWGQVLLTAAKAADSRDPPAPLGLYAIGADAQRVAALAALGLPELQLRFKSADPARVNAEIRAALAAVDGRGCRLWINDHAALALEAGARALHLGQEDWAALDPGLRARLLAPGGPALGLSSHSLWELARARGLAPHYIACGPVWPTLTKAMPWRPQGLANLAWWARMAGRPVVAIGGLLEPEQVRACAAAGAASACLVRALDRPDAAVELARFQAAWAEGLAAPRLPAGPPRPSLEAQAGSA
- a CDS encoding thiazole synthase gives rise to the protein MSPDPLIIDGQALSSRFFLGSAGYPSPQVLQDAIRASGTQVLTVGLKRTLQAGDNGFVAQALATAQAQGARLLPNTAGCRSAREAITLAQMARELYGTRWIKLEVIGDDHTLQPDPFELLAAASTLVKDGFTVFPYCTEDLILGRRLLEDAGCPLLMPWGAPIGSGQGLQNLAGLRRLRERLPDVPLVIDAGLGAPSQAAQALELGFDAVLLNSAVSQARNPVAMAAAFRDAVQAGRQAWRAGLMAPQDFAVASTPVSGHAFLLGGQG
- a CDS encoding MerR family DNA-binding transcriptional regulator, yielding MSPDTDATASASPAGEGRLYTITELAAEFDITPRAIRFYEDMGLLEPGRAGRNRVYTQRDRTRLKLTLRGKRLGLSLQEVKQLIDMYDSASDTAPQLKAFLEVLGQHRRQLEQQFDDLQITLAEIAQHEERCQLLLAEAQAGRKPA
- a CDS encoding MBL fold metallo-hydrolase, with amino-acid sequence MANPRESELSYPLGEALPAPGEALELAPGLRWVRMALPFALDHINLWLLRDEIEGRSGWTIVDCGIHNEASQAQWEQIFARHLDGLPVLRVIVTHFHPDHMGLAHWLTEKWSGRAAGPRSGAAANVGADHECRLWISATDYNLARVASGSTVGMGGEAAATFFGSHGLTDPDSLAKIRGRASYYPSMVPQVPAAYRRLMDGQRLRIGAHEWRCLVGYGHAPEHISLFSESLGVLISGDMVLPRISTNVSVVDVEPEADPLRLYLDSLERLLALPDSTLVLPAHGKPFKGLHARIDQLREHHAERLEDVLGACRAKPCHAAELLDLLFKRKLDLHQTTFAMGESVAHLNALWLEGRLRRERGADGIYRFSTV
- a CDS encoding alpha/beta hydrolase, coding for MTLETLELQTEANPTASIIVLHGLGADGHDFEPVCQALDLRPLLAGGAGLRFVLPHAPVIPVTINGGHPMPAWYDIRDADLDQREDPVGLRRSQTAIEALIEREIERGVAPERIVLMGFSQGCAMSLMTGLRYGQRLAGLVGLSGYLPLLASTEAERSAANQATPIFLAHGRNDAVVPLARAHAAREELLRLGYTVQWQDYAMGHEVHPDEIEALQAWLLRVLG